From Temnothorax longispinosus isolate EJ_2023e chromosome 3, Tlon_JGU_v1, whole genome shotgun sequence, one genomic window encodes:
- the Ccdc58 gene encoding protein MIX23 isoform X1 translates to MAAASVECSDFLEFQDTLRKMRQIDDKIIYMLNSTIPTESFKGQVDLATQCKDLFQQIESENKQRTEAITRCVNVTKERVMQLKDLREKNGDGDPSLVKNLRKEQTKLRLLQSELNIEEIVKKRTIQVYYERCRGFYKPMHIDA, encoded by the exons ATGGCAGCCGCGAGCGTGGAGTGTAGCGATTTTTTAGAATTCCAG GATACGTTAAGAAAGATGCGACAGATAgatgacaaaataatttatatgctgAATTCTACAATTCCTACCGAGTCCTTCAAAGGTCAAGTGGACCTTGCCACGCAGTGTAAAGACTTGTTCCAGCAGATAGAATCTGAAAACAAGCAGAGAACGGAAGCGATCACAAGATGCGTAAACGTCACTAAGGAAAGGGTGATGCAGTTGAAAGATTTGAGAGAGAAGAATGGTGACGGAGATCCGTCGTTAgtcaaaaatttaagaaaagaaCAGACCAAATTGAGACTGTTACAATCTGAGCTCAATATAGAGGAAATTGTAAAGAAACGTACAATACAAGTCTATTACGAGAGGTGCCGCGGATTCTACAAACCAATGCACATAGACGCATAG
- the Ccdc58 gene encoding protein MIX23 isoform X2, protein MRQIDDKIIYMLNSTIPTESFKGQVDLATQCKDLFQQIESENKQRTEAITRCVNVTKERVMQLKDLREKNGDGDPSLVKNLRKEQTKLRLLQSELNIEEIVKKRTIQVYYERCRGFYKPMHIDA, encoded by the coding sequence ATGCGACAGATAgatgacaaaataatttatatgctgAATTCTACAATTCCTACCGAGTCCTTCAAAGGTCAAGTGGACCTTGCCACGCAGTGTAAAGACTTGTTCCAGCAGATAGAATCTGAAAACAAGCAGAGAACGGAAGCGATCACAAGATGCGTAAACGTCACTAAGGAAAGGGTGATGCAGTTGAAAGATTTGAGAGAGAAGAATGGTGACGGAGATCCGTCGTTAgtcaaaaatttaagaaaagaaCAGACCAAATTGAGACTGTTACAATCTGAGCTCAATATAGAGGAAATTGTAAAGAAACGTACAATACAAGTCTATTACGAGAGGTGCCGCGGATTCTACAAACCAATGCACATAGACGCATAG
- the LOC139810197 gene encoding UPF0389 protein CG9231 has product MQMQLMLSRQFARNVQLRVTTRCFTRSNVIRETNKDKIPAQKSSETDGVIGSRMHRVSDFDKRMLVWVKRYPSVADVPKDVTEDCILSARNKARIKTCNYMIAFTLIGCLISVILGKRDAAKGENLLKQRDDWLRDRLAEDKNK; this is encoded by the exons ATGCAAATGCAGCT AATGTTGTCGAGGCAGTTTGCTCGTAATGTTCAATTGCGTGTAACAACACGTTGCTTTACTCGTAGCAATGTTATACGAGAAACTAATAAAGACAAAATTCCTGCACAAAAAAGCAGTGAAACTGATGGTGTGATAG GATCACGCATGCATCGTGTAAGTGATTTTGACAAGAGAATGCTAGTTTGGGTAAAACGATATCCAAGCGTTGCAGATGTTCCTAAGGATGTTAC aGAAGACTGTATACTTTCTGCAAGAAATAAAGCACGAATCAAGACCTGTAATTATATGATTGCTTTTACCCTAATTGGTTGCCTAATCTCTGTAATACTTGGTAAAAGGGATGCTGCAAAAGgagaaaatttacttaaacAACGAGATGATTGGCTTCGGGACCGATTGgcagaagataaaaataaatag
- the Ltn1 gene encoding E3 ubiquitin-protein ligase listerin yields MGKNKQAQRTKNNARPSNSSRSAELLGAAVPNFVGFSAVKDGGYVPVLPGLSLCSLNEVEMNSVDSNFQVVLKKISKKDATTKYKALQEFATLCQDAELAAVEGMLPFWPRFYCALSIDIEHRVREAAQLAHAAVVKRVGKGIAMYLKQLAGAWFISQYDTYPPAASAATNSFNSTFPPWKIVSAIVHCQCEILLYISNNIIVHTAQTLSTQKSLTNEEMEAKYERVLAANLQGYSYYFKKVPLDEIDKTLEIHNNILSSSRFWKLAKHDALPVKTAFFNVLSSIMENAEKLLQNEKKRTVTTIINSLDESEPAILSAVWESMLIATTKIDDWHLVVNINKLVLPKLWTVLRSGGQCCASTVYPNLLPFVSQFSKFNINVADLYTNFFNNMRQGFFVKSVQISRSEMLAVTTSFVECLRYTILVNAENVDLCVRLLKEQLMPVIEACLTDSIYMKQFCFTEITHLIRYWSKNRTNEKYKSYVSLMEQFWFELQLLFDKFMNMLKEIADTTDIKDSHIQFLLNLKNVPDHARKKLKVKFSDPSDSVVANEPKIKVTDVYADPVFNAELCKFVNSLCAIYFNSINDSQYMEYIRQLNKLMKHFASRELVCAFSKSFKFDEEFFEFYDKNLKPLLLQKSEIAEQILELIFHFITYINDTEKDKVLKSLIELDDIAITRNAIYCSLSECNKNDSVIKKWHTQANIPKLLVDVAKKIASCNDEQYEFEKNQNLILSAFEIPEIRDSLINEEGANEIVSILCDSLNGRDDICSIRDLLVNEEGANESVSILCDSLNERDNTCPMQLIAFITKLMNLMWSHKQTVSSAVQILETLFELCTREHDDLTADTVRTSWKEGFVKSSQILSALDFDDLIKGCGTIIWSKIYNAHANSVKDTLVDLAADVLEVIISNIDNTKSYCVEETILLFLTASDIKLWIGETTAIAIYGEVLTGHLYMSNVEKNIRILQQPTSINITNDITLDNTANCLSWALFITDLLNNLYKRLKSSDSENVNVSSEEEHFELNDLNLPGITEILINITYVVSIADIYSKHYRSTKHYNDVDKLRGSLKNSFVNLRKYFAKNIHDDVLSHIRTNQKSYGCVLPYIIYTYYTEFFSKDKTKNPTEYFKNYSSNEIAEMYDDEMYMQIMQILNYYWPQNISEMLSTRNEIYELIATRTMILDSSKNQSPSLYDTIVDKYMLRRDDIFAILDHDISDTSWDKLLLPLEVIRLLTTVVENISNSFSCTKYSLKHEYWDFTLISLTKWQQLLNNAKHDYTDIKITMLMTTLSQLYYAVEDVMEKHKLEPIPELPPALLDEWRDVIGGDVYNGIVQTWIFYADLCNQNTDAVKSVILLNYLGEAICTFDNSISLKKYDEQTETIDFNKMLKLSLKLLQSRVPSIQLGAYYALKYMVPEFVQHDKALVESDNFDPSSLNIRKFNEALLITEQAINVMFMDFRLCDAISCKIQPFTHFYTYTLGYLLGWAIVLDICEKAHNDLRYQYAEMLKNKLFPCLLFKIFKLMPVDVLQDNKNKTVKLLELFTTAPVFRFKESWTEERLDHIVCWLYTNCLRRLPVLVRQWLSTVDSRISAAVDKITSHYVSPSLCEEELLYSRLQLANVENMQVKVHTTAREVVAVYQMEDTKLELSIVLPPNYPLGSVLVESGKQIDGATKEKNYHMELAKFLTHQNGSVWDGLLMWKRNLDKKFAGVEECYICFSIFHISTYQVPKLSCHTCRKKFHTRCLYKWFSTSQKSTCPICRNVF; encoded by the exons ATGGGTAAAAATAAGCAGGCGCAACGTACGAAAAACAATGCACgg cCATCAAATAGCAGCCGCAGTGCAGAACTCTTGGGGGCCGCGGTGCCTAATTTTGTCGGGTTCTCAGCAGTTAAGGATGGAGGATATGTTCCCGTTCTACCTGGTTTATCCTTGTGTTCCTTAAATGAGGTTGAGATGAACAGTGTAGATTCCAATTTTCAAGTAGTACTGAAGAAGATCAGCAAGAAAGATGCTACGACAAAGTATAAG GCGTTGCAAGAGTTTGCGACTCTATGTCAAGACGCTGAATTAGCAGCGGTAGAAGGTATGCTACCGTTTTGGCCAAGATTTTACTGCGCTCTGTCCATTGATATAGAGCATAGAGTGAGAGAAGCTGCACAATTGGCACATGCAGCAGTTGTGAAGCGTGTAGGCAAGGGTATAGCGATGTATCTGAAACAATTGGCCGGTGCTTGGTTCATTTCTCAATATGACACGTATCCTCCCGCGGCTTCAGCCGCCACCAACTCTTTCAACAGCACATTTCCACCCTGGAAGATAGTTAGCGCGATTGTTCATTGCCAGTGcgaaattttattgtacattagCAATAATATAATCGTGCACACAGCTCAAACGTTATCGACGCAAAAGTCCCTTACCAATGAAGAGATGGAAGCTAAATATGAGAGAGTACTGGCAGCAAATCTCCAAGGATACAGTTATTATTTCAAGAAAGTGCCACTTGACGAAATCGATAAGACCTTGGAGATCCACAACAACATTTTGAGCAGTTCAAGGTTTTGGAAACTGGCTAAACACGATGCTTTGCCAGTAAAAACAGCTTTTTTCAACGTGCTGTCGTCGATAATGGAAAACGCGGAAAAGTTATtacaaaatgaaaagaaaaggacAGTGACCACTATTATAAATAGCCTTGACGAGTCCGAACCTGCAATTTTATCGGCTGTGTGGGAATCGATGCTCATAGCTACAACGAAAATTGACGACTGGCATCTCGTCGTAAATATTAACAAACTTGTACTCCCAAAATTATGGACCGTTTTACGATCTGGTGGCCAATGCTGCGCTAGCACGGTTTATCCCAATCTGCTGCCATTCGTCAGTCAATTTTcgaagtttaatattaatgtcgcTGATCTGTATACGAATTTCTTTAACAACATGCGCCAAGGATTTTTCGTCAAAAGTGTGCAAATAAGCCGTTCAGAAATGCTCGCTGTAACAACGTCTTTCGTTGAATGCTTACGTTATACGATTCTCGTAAACGCCGAAAATGTAGATTTATGCGTTCGACTCCTTAAGGAACAGCTTATGCCTGTTATAGAAGCTTGCTTGACGGATAGTATCTATAtgaaacaattttgttttaccgAGATTACGCATCTAATTCGGTATTGGAGCAAAAATCGTActaatgagaaatataaatcgTACGTTTCTTTAATGGAACAGTTCTGGTTTGAATTACAGTTATTGTTCGACAAATTTATGAATATGCTAAAAGAGATCGCAGATACTACAGATATAAAAGATTCTCATATCCAATTCTTGTTAAATTTGAAGAATGTACCAGATCATGcccgtaaaaaattaaaagtaaagtttTCCGATCCAAGTGATTCGGTTGTTGCGAACGAACCGAAGATAAAAGTTACCGATGTTTATGCAGATCCTGTTTTTAATGCAGAACTTTGCAAATTTGTAAATTCTCTCTGTGCAATTTACTTTAATTCGATAAACGACTCTCAGTACATGGAATATATCAGGCAGCTGAATAAACTTATGAAACATTTTGCAAGTAGGGAATTAGTCTGCGCGTTttcaaaatcatttaaatttgatgAAGAATTCTTTGAATTTTACGACAAGAACTTGAAACCTTTATTGCTCCAAAAGTCAGAAATAGCTGAACAAATTCTTGAATTaatattccattttattacatacataaatgACACGGAAAAGGATAAAGTTCTAAAATCATTGATCGAGTTAGATGATATTGCAATAACAAGAAATGCCATATATTGCAGTTTATccgaatgtaataaaaatgatagcGTAATTAAGAAATGGCATACACAAGCTAATATACCCAAACTGCTAGTTGATGTAGCCAAAAAAATTGCTTCATGCAATGATGAACAATATGAGTTCGAAAAAAATCAGAATCTGATTTTATCAGCTTTTGAAATTCCGGAAATTAGAGACTCGTTAATAAATGAGGAAGGAGCAAATGAGATTGTATCGATTTTATGTGATTCACTAAATGGAAGGGATGACATTTGTTCCATTAGAGATTTGTTAGTAAATGAGGAAGGAGCAAATGAGAGTGTATCGATTTTATGTGATTCACTAAATGAAAGGGATAACACTTGTCCCATGCAACTTATCGCATTTATTACGAAATTGATGAATTTAATGTGGAGTCATAAGCAAACAGTATCAAGTGCTGTGCAGATATTGGAAACACTTTTTGAATTGTGCACTCGAGAGCATGATGATTTGACTGCTGATACGGTCCGTACTAGTTGGAAAGAAGGATTCGTAAAAAGTAGTCAAATATTATCTGCCCTTGATTTTGATGATCTTATTAAGGGATGCGGAACTATTATCTGgagcaaaatatataatgcacaTGCAAATTCTGTTAAGGATACATTGGTGGATTTGGCAGCAGATGTTTTAGAAGTTATAATTAGTAACATTGACAACACAAAATCTTATTGCGTTGAAGAAACTATTCTGTTATTCCTAACGGCATCTGACATAAAATTATGGATTGGAGAGACAACCGCTATTGCAATATACGGTGAAGTGTTAACAGGCCATTTATACATGTCAAatgttgagaaaaatatacggATTTTGCAGCAGCCTACATCTATTAATATAACGAACGACATCACTCTAGATAATACGGCGAATTGTTTATCATGGGCTTTGTTTATCACAGATTTgcttaataatttgtataagaGACTAAAAAGCTCTGATTCAGAGAATGTTAACGTATCTTCGGAAGAAGAACATTTCGAATTAAACGATTTAAATTTACCTGGAATCAcggaaatattgataaatattacatatgttgTTAGCATAGCAGATATATACAGTAAGCATTATAGATCCACTAAACATTATAATGATGTTGACAAGCTTCGTGGTTCGCTGAAAAACAGTTTTGTCAACTTacgtaaatattttgcaaaaaatatccaCGATGATGTATTATCGCATATACGAACAAATCAGAAAAGTTACGGATGTGTACTACcatacataatttatacatattacactgaatttttctcaaaagaTAAAACTAAGAATCCTACggagtattttaaaaattacagtaGTAATGAAATTGCAGAAATGTATGACGATGAGATGTATATGCAAATAATGCAAATCTTAAACTATTATTGGCCACAAAATATTTCGGAAATGTTATCGACACGCAacgaaatttatgaattaattgCCACAAGAACTATGATACTCGACTCTTCCAAAAATCAATCTCCTTCACTTTATGATACTATTGTGGACAAATATATGTTACGTCGCGATGATATTTTCGCGATTTTGGATCACGATATATCTGATACTTCATGGGATAAATTACTTTTGCCACTGGAAGTTATAAGATTGCTTACGACAGtcgttgaaaatatttcaaattcatTTTCATGTACAAAATATTCGTTGAAACACGAATACTGGGATTTTACCTTGATATCTCTCACAAAGTGGCAACAGTTACTTAACAACGCCAAACATGATTATACtgacattaaaataacaatgttGATGACGACGCTTAGCCAATTGTATTATGCAGTTGAAGATGTAATGGAAAAACATAAGTTGGAGCCAATACCAGAGTTACCTCCAGCACTCTTGGACGAATGGAGAGATGTAATTGGCGGCGATGTATATAATGGCATTGTACAGACCTGGATATTTTATGCAGATTTATGCAATCAGAATACAGATGCTGTAAAATCTGTCatactattgaattatttggGAGAGGCAATTTGTACATTTGACAATAGCATATCACTCAAGAAATATGACGAACAGACCGAAACGATTGATTTCAACAAGATGTTAAAGCTGTCTCTGAAATTACTGCAATCTCGTGTACCTAGTATTCAATTAGGTGCCTATTATGCATTGAAATATATGGTACCGGAATTTGTACAGCATGACAAAGCTCTTGTCGAGTCTGACAACTTCGATCCAAGCAGCcttaatattagaaaattcaATGAAGCGTTGTTAATTACAGAGCAAGCTATAAATGTAATGTTTATGGACTTCAG ATTGTGTGATGCAATTAGCTGCAAAATCCAACCatttacacatttttacacatatacattAGGATATCTGTTAGGATGGGCAATTGTACTAGATATCTGCGAAAAGGCTCATAATGATTTACGTTATCAATATGCTGAAATGTTGAa aaataaacttttcccctgtttgttatttaaaatcttcaaATTAATGCCCGTGGACGTACtacaagataataaaaataaaactgtgaAACTACTGGAATTATTTACCACTGCGCCAGTTTTTCGTTTTAAAG AAAGTTGGACCGAGGAGAGATTAGATCATATTGTATGTTGGTTATACACGAACTGCTTACGGCGTCTACCAGTATTAGTTAGACAATGGCTGAGTACAGTTGATAGCAGAATCAGTGCAGCAGTAGACAAGATTACGAGTCATTATGTCAGTCCTAGTCTTTGTGAAGAGGAGCTTCTTTATAGCAGGTTACAATTGGctaatgttgaaaatatgcaG GTAAAAGTGCATACAACAGCAAGAGAAGTAGTAGCCGTGTATCAAATGGAAGATACAAAATTGGAATTAAGCATAGTGCTACCACCAAACTATCCTTTAGGTAGTGTTCTAGTAGAATCTGGTAAACAGATAGATGGTGCGACAAAGGAGAAAAATTATCACATGGAACTCGCTAAATTTCTCACACATCAA AATGGCTCAGTTTGGGATGGTCTTCTAATGTGGAAGCGCAATTTGGATAAGAAATTTGCAGGCGTCGAAGAGTGTTACATATGCTTTAGCATTTTTCATATTAGTACATATCAAGTACCAAAATTGTCATGTCACACTTGTCGTAAGAAGTTTCATACTCGTTGCTTG tatAAGTGGTTCAGTACAAGTCAAAAATCCACCTGCCCGATTTgcagaaatgtattttaa
- the Pig-f gene encoding uncharacterized protein Pig-f, with the protein MGVGNKTEQRLLLSYCSFTCIYLPVILTLVKFNDNLYNVGKYKFLPVLMILTFAEVIKLLFPMLQAEAPTIIKIEQRASLKTKRSWAKSLREVFKFLLTALVLSIVYYVMIVLFGAPVLTDREETTMLVVTLITLTFVSTSLHLGVDNALDVLTGTYSQKGNILADALKLNIQATILGTWLGATVIPLDWDRPWQAWPIPCVIGALLGYLIAHFITLIKTLPAPKLHRKVHR; encoded by the coding sequence ATGGGGGTCGGCAACAAGACCGAGCAGAGATTGCTGCTGTCTTACTGCTCTTTCACCTGCATCTACCTTCCTGTGATCCTGACGCTGGTGAAGTTCAACGATAATCTGTACAACGTCGGCAAGTACAAGTTCCTACCCGTGCTGATGATACTTACGTTCGCTGAGGTGATAAAGCTACTGTTTCCTATGCTACAAGCGGAGGCGCCTACCATAATCAAGATAGAGCAGCGGGCCTCGCTGAAGACCAAGAGATCCTGGGCGAAGAGTCTGAGGGAGGTCTTCAAGTTCTTGCTCACCGCTCTCGTTCTCTCGATAGTCTACTACGTGATGATCGTATTGTTCGGCGCACCCGTGCTGACAGACCGCGAGGAGACAACAATGCTCGTCGTCACGCTGATCACCCTGACCTTCGTGTCCACCAGCTTGCACCTGGGAGTGGACAATGCGTTGGACGTCCTCACGGGGACTTATTCCCAGAAGGGCAATATCCTCGCGGATGCTTTAAAGCTCAATATACAGGCAACAATATTAGGCACTTGGCTAGGAGCAACCGTTATCCCCCTGGATTGGGATCGCCCTTGGCAAGCTTGGCCGATTCCTTGTGTCATAGGTGCGCTGCTTGGCTACTTGATCGCCCACTTCATCACTCTCATCAAGACGCTTCCCGCGCCGAAACTGCACAGGAAAGTCCATCGATAG
- the Fdh gene encoding alcohol dehydrogenase class-3: MSDTAGKVIKCKAAIAWKQKESLSLEEVEVAPPKAHEVRIKVIAVALCHTDAYTLEGLDPEGVFPCILGHEGSGIVESVGEGVTEFQPGDHVVPLYIPQCGDCKFCKSPKTNLCSKIRETQGKGLMPDGTSRFTCKGQTIAHFMGCSTFSEYTVVADISLAKINPTAPLDKVCLLGCGISTGYGAALNTAKVEPGSTCAIWGLGAVGLAAAFGCKKSGASRIIGIDTNTAKFERAKAFGCTEFVNPKDYNKPIQQVLIEMTDGGLDYTFECVGNVNTMRAALESCHKGWGTSVIIGVAAAGQEISTRPFQLVTGRVWKGTAFGGWKSKESVPKLVEEYLSKKLILDEFVTHNLPFEKINEGFDILHSGNCLRAILKY, encoded by the exons ATGTCGGACACGGCTGGAAAG GTTATCAAATGCAAGGCTGCGATAGCATGGAAGCAAAAGGAGTCTTTGTCCTTGGAAGAAGTTGAAGTAGCACCACCCAAGGCACATGAAGTCCGAATCAAAGTCATAGCTGTGGCGCTTTGTCACACAGACGCTTATACTCTGGAAGGATTGGATCCAGAAGGAGTATTTCCTTGTATACTTGGTCACGAGGGCAGTGGTATTGTGGAGAGTGTCGGAGAGGGTGTCACTGAATTTCAACCTG GCGATCATGTTGTACCGCTCTACATTCCTCAATGCGGGGATTGTAAATTCTGCAAATCGCCGAAAACGAATTTATGCAGTAAAATCCGTGAAACCCAAGGTAAAGGTTTAATGCCCGATGGTACATCTCGTTTTACATGCAAGGGACAAACAATCGCACACTTTATGGGTTGCTCCACCTTCTCCGAATATACAGTGGTAGCTGACATTTCCCTCGCAAAg ATTAATCCTACAGCACCGTTGGACAAGGTTTGCTTGTTGGGTTGTGGAATATCTACAGGTTACGGCGCAGCTTTAAATACAGCCAAAGTAGAGCCAGGAAGCACTTGTGCTATATGGGGCTTAGGTGCTGTTGGCCTTGCAGCAGCCTTCGGTTGCAAAAAATCCGGGGCGTCTCGTATTATCGGGATAGATACCAATACGGCTAAATTTGAAAGag CTAAGGCTTTCGGATGCACAGAATTTGTCAATCccaaagattataataaaccTATTCAGCAGGTATTAATCGAGATGACTGATGGTGGATTAGATTATACCTTCGAATGTGTTGGAAATGTAAATACCATG AGAGCTGCATTAGAATCTTGCCACAAAGGATGGGGCACATCCGTAATAATAGGAGTAGCCGCAGCTGGCCAAGAGATCAGTACTAGACCATTTCAGTTGGTCACAGGACGAGTATGGAAAGGGACCGCATTTGGCGGATGGAAATCAAAGGAAAGCGTACCGAAATTGGTGGAGGAATATCTGTCAAAGAAATTGATCCTCGACGAATTTGTTACGCATAATCTTCCGTTTGAAAAAATCAACGAAGGTTTTGATATACTGCACTCAGGAAACTg TTTAAGAGCTATCCtcaaatactaa